The DNA region CTCATATTTGACTCTCTGTTCCATCATTCGATCACTGCGGGTGGCTTCAACATTATCAACATGGGCGTGAAGACTTTGGTAGATTCTAATGTATGCAAAAGTGATAATCAGCAAAGTGGCCACTACAGTAGTGTTAGCAAACACAAAGACAAAAGTGTAAAAACCTATTGcgaaataaatgaatgaaacagaaacaGAGAAAATCCAGATGCCGATGGAGATTGCTACTGTTCTTGATCGAGAACAACTTCGCCTATAGGTGGAAGTAACTGTGAGGTAACGCTCAGAGGCCAGAGCTGCTATGCTAAGCATAGAGGCAGTGCAATTGATGAAGTAAGTTACATGAACGACCTCTACGTGGCTCATTACGTCGTATTTTAAAGCTTCTCTGACATGAAACACGACAAATACTGGTTCTGTACATATACCAGTGATCAGATCGGCCAAAGCAAGATTGAGAACCAGGTAGTTGAATGCGGATCGGAGTTCTTTGTTCGGATCTTTGACAATCGCCAGGCAAATCAGAACATTTCCTGGCACAGTTATAACACACAGGATTGTCGATATAGTTGCAGTTGTCACAGACAACTCAAATGGCGCCCTCTTATCTTCGCAAAGATTGCTTCCAAACAACATGATGCTTCTTTGGATTTGTATCTGTCTTAGACAGACTATCAATATCTGCCGACCAAAATGGCAATGATTATACCAATATGATACAAACTAAGTTGTTCTCACAAACAGTGCGCAGACGTTTATGACATTTCTACGTCAGGTGTAGGTGACGAGAAGAATGGAAGCTTCCAGAGCCGAGAATTTTCTGCAAATTTTTAGGCACCTTGGGTTAACAGTGTCTGGTTGTGCATATTCACTGAATAAGCctttgaattgaattgaaatgaattGATTTCATGtcgaggaaaatgaaaatgtcacaaTAAAGCAAACATTTGACAAAggcttaaaaacaaacaatattccTCCCGCCGATAGAAGTAATAAAACTAGAATTATTATTGAATTTTTGAAGGAATAACCCCATGGCTTCAGAATAGctaatttttaattcctttttttctaagAAGGAGGGCAAAATTTGAAGGTTTAGAATTGaattaaaagatattttacaaaatcaaactaaaaaattttacttgctagatttgaaaaaataatttctgtcACTTCTAGGTGGCATGTGACCTTAGAATCATATTTACATTTCGGAACCAAAGGGAAATTGGACGGCTACGGGTGAATTTAAATGTGTTTCATTAAATTGTCAACAATGTACGAATTCTAACTTTGAACCAAAGAGTTATTTGCAAAAATAGATTCTCAGTGTATTGTGAACGATTTGACTGTTGCCATAAAT from Pocillopora verrucosa isolate sample1 chromosome 1, ASM3666991v2, whole genome shotgun sequence includes:
- the LOC131796851 gene encoding melanocortin receptor 5-like, which encodes MLFGSNLCEDKRAPFELSVTTATISTILCVITVPGNVLICLAIVKDPNKELRSAFNYLVLNLALADLITGICTEPVFVVFHVREALKYDVMSHVEVVHVTYFINCTASMLSIAALASERYLTVTSTYRRSCSRSRTVAISIGIWIFSVSVSFIYFAIGFYTFVFVFANTTVVATLLIITFAYIRIYQSLHAHVDNVEATRSDRMMEQRVKYEKKATRSFLLVLFVFVCCNVSSCVIIYIILLCDVCSCDVIHWLRDFQFLMALVNCSANQFLYAWRMPTFKRAFKVLLRFKERRVECNELSLRTDTTQSGQ